CTGTGGAAATTGATGAAGGGGCAGGACTTGTGTGGATGCATCAGCCGCATTATTATATGGGACTCTACCCGTATACGTATTCTGCCGGCCTGACCGTCTCCACTATTGCTTCGAAAGCCATTTTCGATGAAGGGCAGCCTGCCGTCGAGCGGTGGCTGGATGTGCTGAAAACAGGCGGCACGTTAGATCCGCTCGAACTGATCAAAAAAGCCGGCATTGATATGTCAGAGCCTAAGCCGATCCGCCGGGCTGTAGCGCATGTCGGCTCGCTGATTGATGAACTCGCGGAAAGTTATGACTGAACCTGTTTCAGGAACAGACATGCAAATGTACGCGTTTCCACTGCGCCATGAGTCCCGTGCTCATGGCGTTTTATCTAAACAAAGAAGGGAACTACCTTTACATGGGGCATGGACAATGTTACCGGTTTCTAAGCCCCCGTTTTCTGATGCAATGCTGCGGCGGTCTTGACCGCAAAAGCTGTTTGTTCTCGCGGGCTCCACCTACTTCCTGTCGGCTTAAGGACTCAACCAGTTGACAGAATTTTTCAGATCCGGGAAGATGTAAACGTATTCATATTGAATGACATGAAGGAGATGAAAGAATGGATGAATTGAATATAGGCATGGTCGGCTATAAATTCATGGGTAAAGCGCACAGCAATGCCTACCGCGCCTTGCCAATGTTTTTTCCGGATCGGGTAAAACCGACGATGAAAGTGATCTGCGGACGCAACGAAGAAGGAGTTTCCGTAGCGGCCAAAGACTTTGGCTGGAAAGAATATACGACGGATTGGAAAACATTATTAAGCAGAGATGACATTGATGTTATCGATATCAATGCGCCGAGCAATGTACATAAGGAAATTGCGGTTGCTAGTGCAAATGCCGGCAAGCATTTGTATTGTGAAAAGCCGCTCGCCCTTACCCTGCAGGACTCCCGGGATATGCTGGCAGCGGCGGAACAAGCGGGTATCAAGCACATGATTGGCTTCAATTACCGGTTCACACCGGCCATAATGCTGGCAAAAAAGCTGATCGAAGACGGCCGGCTGGGTGATATCCGTCATTTCCGGGCCTGGTTCCTGCAGGACTGGCTCACTGATCCCCACTTCCCGCTCGCCTGGCGGCTTCAAAAAGAAATTGCCGGCTCGGGTGCCCATGGCGATTTAAACGCCCACCTCATTGATCTTGCCCATTTTCTCGTCGGTGATTTGAAAGAAGTAATCGGCATGAGCGAAACATTTATCACTGAACGGCCGCTCCCTGATGATACCGGCGGCTTGTCAGGAACGAGCAAAAAGAATGCCGCAACAGGGCCGGTCACGGTCGATGATGCCGCTCTCTTCCTGGCCCGGTTTGAAAACGGCGCAATCGGCAGTTTTGAAGCGACCCGATTCGCCGCTGGTCACCGGAGCACGAATTCCTTTGAAATTAACGGCAGTAAAGGCAGCGTGATTTTCGATTTTGAACGGATGAATGAACTGCAAGTCTACTTGACCGATGACCAGGCCGACGTCCAGGGCTTCCGCAGAGTGATGGCGACCGATCCGGCCCATGCCTATTCGGATGCATGGTGGCCAGCTGGTCACCCAATCGGCTATGAACATACATTTACGCATGCATTCGTGGAATTGGCGGATGCCATCCGCGAAGACCGTCAGCCTGTTCCAAACTTCAAGGATGGCGTCAAATGCCAGCAAGTCCTGGAAGCCGTTGAGTTATCGATTGAAGAGCGCCGGTGGGTCCAGATCTCAAGTCTATAGTCACTGGCACAAACACTTGATAGGAGTTGTTGCATCATGAAAAAAACAGCATTAATCGTCCAAGGCGGCTGGGAAGGTCATGAACCTGAACAAGTTGCCGGAATCTATAAACAAATACTTGAAGAAGAGAATTTCGAGGTCGAAGTTTCAGACACACTCGAATCCTACGCAGATGCAGAAAAATTGAAATCACTCGATTTGATCGTTCCGAATTGGACGATGGATGAGATCGACCCGGGCTACGTACGCAACGTTTCAGAAGCGGTCATCAGTGGTGTCGGCTTAGCGGGCAGCCATGGCGGCATGTGTGATTCTTTTCGGAAAAACGTCGACTGGCAATTCATGACCGGTGGCAATTGGGTTGCGCATCCCGGGAATGACGGTATCGAATATATGGTGAATGTCAAACATTCATCCAGCCCCATTCTGGAAGGAATGGCTGATTTCAAAGTCGTCAGCGAACAATATTATCTGCACGTGGATCCGGCCGTTGAAGTGCTGGCCACTACCCGGTTCCCTGTCGCGGAAGGCCCGCATGCATTCAACCGGGCGGTGGATATGCCCGTTGTATGGACGAAACGCTGGGGAGCCGGCCGGGTGTTTTATAATTCCCTTGGCCATGTCGCAGACATTGTCGCTATGCCGGAAGTATCTTTTATCATGCGGAGAGGATTCCGGTGGGCAGCTGAAGGCAAAGCATTGTATGCCGGCATGGCTGATAAGAGCGGAGCAAAAGCAGGGGTTTATACCGGAATGGGTGACAGCCAATGAACAAGAAACAATTAAAGATCGGCATCATCGGCTGTGGCTATATCAGTTCCATCTATATGGAAAATATTCCGGCATACAGCCATTTATCCCTTGTTGCCTGTGCCGATCTCGATTTGGAGCGGGCTCGTTCCCAGGCGGCAGCGTTTAATATTCCAAAAGCTTGCAGCGTACAGGAACTGCTGGAAGATCCTGAAATAGATCTCGTAGTGAATCTCACACTGCCGCAAGTGCACGCGGAAGTCAGCCTGCAAATTCTGGAAGCCGGGAAGCATGTGTATGTGGAAAAACCGTTGGCCATTTCTCTTCAAGAAGCGAAGCAGGTTCTTGAAGCTGCGGATAATAAGGGATTGCTGGTCGGCAGTGCGCCTGATACTTTCCTCGGCACAGGTATCCAGACGGCTCTCCAACTGATTGAGAACGGGGAAATCGGTATACCGGTCGGCGCGTCCGCCTCCATGATCATCCGGGGACATGAGCATTGGCATCCGAACCCTTCCTTCTACTATGAAAAAGGAGGCGGTCCGCTGTTTGATATGGGCCCGTATTATTTAACTGCTTTGATCGCGTTGCTTGGTCCAATCCGGCGTCTTGCCGGCTCAGCCCGCATCAGCTATCCGGAACGGACAATTACGAGCGAACCGAACGCCGGTACGAAAATCAACGTCTCAACAGAGACACATATTGCTGGCACGATCGATTTTGCTGCAGGAGCGATCGCTACTCTCACCACCAGTTTCGATGCCTTCGGCGGATCCTCCCTCCCGCCGATCGAGATCTACGGCAGCGAAGGGACATTGCTGGTGCCTGATCCGAACACATTCGGCGGCCCTGTGAAACTTCGAAAAAAAGATGAAGAAGAATTCACTGACATCCCGTTATTGTCTGCATTCCAAGACAATGGCCGCGGTATCGGCGTCGCTGATATGGGCCGGACGATTCTCAGTAGACCGAACGCTCACCGTGCAAATGGACAGCTTGCTTACCATGTGCTTGAAGCAATGCATGGCTTTCTGGAATCATCGCACAAAGGTACTTTTTACGAAATGGAAAGCACGTGTGTAAAGCCGGCTTCATTTTCCGTCACCGACCAGGTTTTCAATTGAGTTCCCGATTTCATTTTAGACGACTAACCCCCGGATAGAGCCTTTTAGAGGGCCCATCCGGGGGTTAGTTCGTTATATTGAATTTTCTAAAGCTGCCTGTACCTGTACGAAACGCTGAGATAAAGGCGGTTTCTCGGTTGTCCCTAAACGCCGCGTTTATTTCCCCACACCAGCGCATGGAGCTGAGGCAGCACTTTGGCATCATTCATAACTGACGAGCAGGCAGTCAGATCAATCAGCCATTCGTACTGCCGCAGCAGGACGGAGACGAGATGGGCATCATCTGTTGTGGCCGTATCGCTATTGCCGACCTGCAGGAAGAACGGAACTGATGGGTAACGCATGTGAAGCTGTTCAGCAAAAGTGAAATCCGTTTCATCAAAAATCACGATTTTCAAGCTGGCATTCGCTTCATCCAATTTCCCCATAATCGCATCCAGTTTATTGAAATCGGTTTTCATCCCGGAGCTGGGCGGCTTCGGCGACAGCGTAATGTCATCGACAGCCAGCAGCCAATCCTGCCAAAATGAGCCCTGTGTTTCCACAGCGACTTTCCATCCCTGTACATGGCACAGCCGGATTAACTCCCCGATCCCTTTGTGAAGAACGGGATTGCCGCCGGAAATCGTGACATGCGAAAAAAATTGCTGCCCGGATCGTTTCAGTTCTTGAATGATTTCCTCGGGCTGCATTGCTGTACTTTTCCCTGTCCCATCCCAGGTAAATTTGGAATCGCACCAGGAACAGGAGTAATCACAACCGGCCGTCCGGACAAACATCGTTTTTTGCCCCATCACCATACCTTCTCCTTGAATCGTTGGACCAAATATCTCCATGACCGGAATTTTCATTGGAAGTCCTCCCGATTGGGCCGGTACACAACATAGCTTGTCGGCGTTTCCCGGACAATGACTTGAAGGCAGACCGGTTTATTATTCCGTGTTGTCAGAAGGGATTGAATGGAAGTCCAAATCTGTTCAGCCAACCGCTCCGTTGTCGGGAAATCGTTCTTGAATTCCGGATGATCATTCAGCACCGAGTGGTCATATCTTTTATGAACCGCTTCTTTCAATAACTTAAAATCGATCAAGAAACCAGAAGGATCCAATTCATTCCCGCCGACCGTCACATTGACAAAGTATGTATGGCCATGCATCACTTGACACTTCCCCGCTTCTTTCGATGGAATGAAATGAGCGGCAGAAAAATTAAAATCCTTATTCAATTCAAAACGGTAAGTATGCGGAACGGCCGGATAAAATTGCTGCATCATACGGCCGCTCCTTCAGACTTCGCTTTCAAGTATGCCTCGAGCCCTGCATTCCGCAATCTGCAGGCAGGACAGTCACCGCAGCCGCTGCTTGGTATGCCATTATAGCAAGTCAATGTTTTTTCCCGGACGAAATCGAGTGCACCCAGTTCATCCGACAGTGCCCATACCTCTGCTTTATCCCGCCACACGAGCGGAGTATGCAAGACGAATTGGGCGTCCATCGCTAAATTCAACGTCACATTCAGCGATTTAATGAATGTATCCCGGCAATCCGGATAACCGCTGAAGTCCGCTTCGCTCACGCCGGTGATCAAATGACGGGCACCGATCGCTTGTGCGTATACTGCGGCAAAAGATAGAAATAAATGGTTTCTTCCCGGCACAAACGTGGATGGCAATTCGCCATCTTGCTGCTCAACCGGAATGTCATTCCGGGTGAGTGCGTTCGCCGATAATTGGTTGATCAGTTTCATGTCGAGTATTTTGAATGGTACCTGCAATTCCTCTGCAATGGCCTGTGCATGTTCAATTTCCGCCGCATGCCGCTGCCCATAATCGAATGTCACGGTCGCCACTTCTCCGAATTTTGATAACGCCCAGAACAGACAGGTTGTGCTGTCTTGACCGCCGCTGAATACAACGACTGCTTTTTCATTTTTCATCTGTTACCGCTCCTTAGTTTTTTTGAGAGGGATTTCGCGAACCTCTAATTTTTCCGAACAGGTTTCATAATACCACATTGAGGAAATGAACCGGAACAAGAAGAGCGGCATATTCTATAGACCCCAGGAATTTAATAACCAAAACAAAGCCTGATGCAATCCCTTTTCGGATTGTATCAGACTATAATTTCAACAACTTACAAAAAAGCAGTTCTTTTATCGATTGCCTACCTGCTGCTTTGCCGCTGATTGTCATGATGCGTATGCAGGTCTGCCTCCCTCTTTCTTCGCTTCATCATATAAACAAAACCGACGAACAGGAGAACCAATGACACGAGCACAATTACAAGGACCACTAATAAAAATCCGAGTGCTTCCATGTTACCTCCTCCTTCTGCCCTTCTTTAATACATTACCCCTGAATTGGGTTCTTATTCTTATTAGGCGGATTTAAGCATTCCCATTAAATACTTTTTATTAGATTAGAAAACGGAGCTCCTGTCATCTTTGAAGGCGGCATCCTGTCTTTTCCTCTAAGCAGAACCGCAGCCGCCTCCACAGGATGAACCGCACGATGAGCCGCCATCGCTGTCACTTCCACCGTCGAACTCAAAAAAACCGCCTGTTTCACCAGATGAATCAACGCGTTTGAAACCAAGGGATTGATCATAAGCAGACGGGTCTTCCCACGCAGCCCAAAAAACATAACCGAGTGTAATGGCATTGAGCGTGTCGTTACTGAATGCCCGGCTGGAACGGTTTTGCAAATTGGCCTTAATGCTTCGGAACTCTTGGATATTCCGGTAATTCTTCCGGGCGTCAAGTGCCGCTTTCACTTCACGGATCAAATACCGGGCGATTTCCTGTGTATCCGGCCGGTCGAAAAAGTACCGGTCCGCCAATGCCGCTGCGCTTTCTGTTTCCCATTCATCAATGAAACGCTGGCTCGGTTTATGCTGATAAAAGGAAAAGCCCCACGCCCGTTCTGAAAAAGGCATTTCTTCAAACAGCTCCAAATACATCATGTCAAACAGGAACCGGTCATCCTCCCCGTCCTTGCCGTCGACATTGGGCTGATGATGAATGAATTGGCCGGCAAAGGTTTCTGTGAAGGATTGATACGACTGCGTGAACAGGAGCATCGTATGCCATACTTCATCGACGCGGGTCGAAAACATCGGAACCTGTTTGAAGACCGCAGTCATCAGCAGGAACCGTTTCTGTTCAAAAATGAGCTCCATCAATGTTTGGGTGTTGAACTCCGTCTCGTCCACCATTCGATTGAAGATATTCACTTGGTATGAGAGCGGGAATGCTTTCTCCAACTGCCGGGCCAGATCCTGCGCAACCGGTTTTGTCGTTCCGATGAAATCCAAACCGAGGGATGTCTGCTGTTTCAAAAAAGTGTATTCATCGTGTTTAAGCTGTGACCGTTGCTCCCGGAACCGCGCATGCCGCCGCTTCTGGGTTCTTTTCGTGAGACCGTATGCGGCAATCAGCAGGCCGAGTAACATAACAATGACGATTACAGTGAATAAGGTTTCTGTCATCAGTCATCATCCCTTCTGGTGTATGGTTCTCGATCGTCGAATCGCACCACCTATCTCTGCTCGTTGTTACTCCTATCCATATACTTCAACACTTTCTCCGGCAACCCCTGCTTTTTTTAGAAAAACACAGGAAAATAGAACATGGATTTGCGATAAGTTGAAAAATAGAGCTTACTCCCTGTCTTTGTAAGACTTGATTTAACGTATACATTTGTATACAATTAAATAGGTATACAAATGTATACAAAGGAGTGAATCCATGAGAAATAATGATTCAAAGCGTTACAGAAGAGGAGAAAACTTTTCAGAAAGTGATGACAGACCCGAAAGTACCCACTCGGTACGAGACGGCGGGCATGGCCGCTCCGGACATCATAAAGGAGCAAAAACGTTCCGGCGCGGTCGGGCCATCGAGTTTCTGGAGCGAATGAATACGAGACGGGAGACTCTGAAGCAGCAATTGGAGACACCGGAGCTGCAGTCCATCAATCCCATTTTAGTCGGAGAGCTGAAAGCCTTGGAAACGGTCATCGCCGAGTTCACCCGGCTGTTCGAACTCCATCCCGATGAAGGGAAGCAGAACGGGCCTGTGTTGCCGGCAGAAGCGACGCCTGTCGATGATAAAACGGAGGCATAGCTCCAGAAATTGACCGCCAGTCACTACATTAACTGGATTGGGGATATCGTATGTTTATTCAAATGAGAAAAATTACCGTATCAGAAGGAAATGCCGAACAAGTCATTAGCCGGTTCAGTCAGAAAGGAATCATTGAGCAGCAGGAAGGATTCGTGGACTTAAAGATCTTAGAGAAAAAAGTCAGACGCGGCGAAGAGAAAGTCGTCGTGCTGGTTACCTGGGAGTCAGAAGACGATTTGAAGCAATGGGAGAAAAGCGACGCCCATATTGCCGGGCATAAAGCTAAACTTAATCAGTCCAAGCCGGATTACGTTCTTAATACGAAGTCTCGAAATATAACGTACGCGCGATCAAAACAAATGCTTAAAAACCCCCTTGGTCATCAAAACGAAAAGCAAGGTGCGCTGCCGGATGCAGCACGCCTTGCTTTTCTTCTATTACGCTTTCTTTAACTATCAAAAAAGAGGAATCGATTGGGAATCATCGTTCGCAAGGATTGAGGAAATATTATGATAGATTTCAGTTCCCAGTACTTTATATCCTTCGGCCGTTAAATGGATGCCATCTGCACTGACGAGACTGACCAGGTCCCCCGCCTGGCGTAAAGCCGACCGGACATCGATTTTTAATACACCTGACTCCGCTGCCACTTCCGTTACGCTGCGGTTGTACTGCCCGTGCCAATGTTCTATCCCGCCGGCTTTGCAGATCCAGTTGCTGACCCG
Above is a genomic segment from Planococcus lenghuensis containing:
- a CDS encoding Gfo/Idh/MocA family protein codes for the protein MNKKQLKIGIIGCGYISSIYMENIPAYSHLSLVACADLDLERARSQAAAFNIPKACSVQELLEDPEIDLVVNLTLPQVHAEVSLQILEAGKHVYVEKPLAISLQEAKQVLEAADNKGLLVGSAPDTFLGTGIQTALQLIENGEIGIPVGASASMIIRGHEHWHPNPSFYYEKGGGPLFDMGPYYLTALIALLGPIRRLAGSARISYPERTITSEPNAGTKINVSTETHIAGTIDFAAGAIATLTTSFDAFGGSSLPPIEIYGSEGTLLVPDPNTFGGPVKLRKKDEEEFTDIPLLSAFQDNGRGIGVADMGRTILSRPNAHRANGQLAYHVLEAMHGFLESSHKGTFYEMESTCVKPASFSVTDQVFN
- a CDS encoding ThuA domain-containing protein, translating into MKKTALIVQGGWEGHEPEQVAGIYKQILEEENFEVEVSDTLESYADAEKLKSLDLIVPNWTMDEIDPGYVRNVSEAVISGVGLAGSHGGMCDSFRKNVDWQFMTGGNWVAHPGNDGIEYMVNVKHSSSPILEGMADFKVVSEQYYLHVDPAVEVLATTRFPVAEGPHAFNRAVDMPVVWTKRWGAGRVFYNSLGHVADIVAMPEVSFIMRRGFRWAAEGKALYAGMADKSGAKAGVYTGMGDSQ
- the queE gene encoding 7-carboxy-7-deazaguanine synthase QueE — encoded protein: MKIPVMEIFGPTIQGEGMVMGQKTMFVRTAGCDYSCSWCDSKFTWDGTGKSTAMQPEEIIQELKRSGQQFFSHVTISGGNPVLHKGIGELIRLCHVQGWKVAVETQGSFWQDWLLAVDDITLSPKPPSSGMKTDFNKLDAIMGKLDEANASLKIVIFDETDFTFAEQLHMRYPSVPFFLQVGNSDTATTDDAHLVSVLLRQYEWLIDLTACSSVMNDAKVLPQLHALVWGNKRGV
- the queC gene encoding 7-cyano-7-deazaguanine synthase QueC — protein: MKNEKAVVVFSGGQDSTTCLFWALSKFGEVATVTFDYGQRHAAEIEHAQAIAEELQVPFKILDMKLINQLSANALTRNDIPVEQQDGELPSTFVPGRNHLFLSFAAVYAQAIGARHLITGVSEADFSGYPDCRDTFIKSLNVTLNLAMDAQFVLHTPLVWRDKAEVWALSDELGALDFVREKTLTCYNGIPSSGCGDCPACRLRNAGLEAYLKAKSEGAAV
- the queD gene encoding 6-carboxytetrahydropterin synthase QueD, giving the protein MMQQFYPAVPHTYRFELNKDFNFSAAHFIPSKEAGKCQVMHGHTYFVNVTVGGNELDPSGFLIDFKLLKEAVHKRYDHSVLNDHPEFKNDFPTTERLAEQIWTSIQSLLTTRNNKPVCLQVIVRETPTSYVVYRPNREDFQ
- a CDS encoding glycine-rich domain-containing protein — translated: MTETLFTVIVIVMLLGLLIAAYGLTKRTQKRRHARFREQRSQLKHDEYTFLKQQTSLGLDFIGTTKPVAQDLARQLEKAFPLSYQVNIFNRMVDETEFNTQTLMELIFEQKRFLLMTAVFKQVPMFSTRVDEVWHTMLLFTQSYQSFTETFAGQFIHHQPNVDGKDGEDDRFLFDMMYLELFEEMPFSERAWGFSFYQHKPSQRFIDEWETESAAALADRYFFDRPDTQEIARYLIREVKAALDARKNYRNIQEFRSIKANLQNRSSRAFSNDTLNAITLGYVFWAAWEDPSAYDQSLGFKRVDSSGETGGFFEFDGGSDSDGGSSCGSSCGGGCGSA
- a CDS encoding Gfo/Idh/MocA family protein; this translates as MDELNIGMVGYKFMGKAHSNAYRALPMFFPDRVKPTMKVICGRNEEGVSVAAKDFGWKEYTTDWKTLLSRDDIDVIDINAPSNVHKEIAVASANAGKHLYCEKPLALTLQDSRDMLAAAEQAGIKHMIGFNYRFTPAIMLAKKLIEDGRLGDIRHFRAWFLQDWLTDPHFPLAWRLQKEIAGSGAHGDLNAHLIDLAHFLVGDLKEVIGMSETFITERPLPDDTGGLSGTSKKNAATGPVTVDDAALFLARFENGAIGSFEATRFAAGHRSTNSFEINGSKGSVIFDFERMNELQVYLTDDQADVQGFRRVMATDPAHAYSDAWWPAGHPIGYEHTFTHAFVELADAIREDRQPVPNFKDGVKCQQVLEAVELSIEERRWVQISSL